The nucleotide sequence CACCCACCAGACCCTACCTCAGGCTGGTCTCTCTCTTCCCTGCATCCTGTCCTGTCCACTTCCCATCcatccccttcctccagacaTAGCAGGAAGTGGCCTTTGAAAGGATGGCTGGCCCCCGGACACCATCCGCACTCCCCACCGACTCTGCAGCTTGTCCAGCTGTTCTGTGGTGTGTTTGCCCTGACCACTCCCCTCCTAACACCTGGAGTGGGCTTGGGCTGAcacctccctttcctccacagGAGCTAAGACCAAAGAGGGTGTTGTGCAGAGTGTGACTTCAGGTAAGGTGACCCAGGACCGGGGGACATGGAGGGTGGGACATCAGGAGACTTTTGCACCTGGCTACTAAAGACCCAAGCCTGGGGCCCTCTTTACCCCCTTGCTGTACTAAGACCCAGGCCTCCAGAAGCTGGAGGTAGGCCCAGGGTGGACCACCTGATCATTGTCAGACCTTCCGGGGAGTCAGAAAGAAGACAGCCTAGGTCTCCAGTAGAGCCAGAGTTTTGAGGGCCCAGGGCAGGCTAGAGCCGGGTTGGGTGGGATCAGGGCCAACACCTGCCAGATTCCTCCCACAGTGGCTGAGAAGACCAAGGAGCAGGCCAACGCCGTGAGTGAGGCCGTGGTCTCCAGTGTCAACACCGTGGCCACCAAGACTGTGGAGGAGGTGGAGAACATTGCAGTCACCTCTGGAGTGGTGCACAAGGTGAGATCCAGTCCCTAGCTCGGGGCCCTGTACTGTCTCCTGGGCCCACGGAGGCCATCTGGGGAAGAAGCATTATCATCTCACTAACTTacagggcggagaaggcaatggcaccccactccagtactcttgcttggaaaatcccagggatgggggagcctggtgggctgcagtccatggggtcgctaagagtcagacacgactgagcaacttccctttcacttttcactttcatgcactggagaaggaaatggcaactccctccagcactcttgcctggagaatcccagggacgggggagcctgcgtctatggggtcccacagagtcggacacgactaaagggacttagcagcagcagcaacatacaggGGAATGGAGACTTAGGGGCCCTGGTTTGTGCTTGGTGTTGTCACATCCCGGGAACCTCACGATCACCCCTGTGTGGGGGACAATGGAGGGCCCAGCTGGAAAGTGAAGGTCAAAACCACACCCACCCGATGGTGCTCAGCATTTAGGAGACACCACATTTTACTAGAGAAAGCAGGGTCCTGTGAGCCCCACGTCGTGACAGGCAGCCTCCCACGGGCAGTGGACACCAGATCAGAGCTGCTAAGTCACCGCCTACCCAGCGACCAGCCTCCCTCCAGAACCATGCTGGGCTGGGCCTCCTCCTGCAAAGAGGTGCAGTGAAGCAGCGCCCCCTGGTGACGGGAAAACAGTGAGGTTCTGACCAcaccctctgcctctgtctttgtgGACATGTGTACGTGCTGGTCCTGTGTGCGTCTGGGCAGCAGAGAGGACAGGGGCAAtttgagggggtggggagccTGGCTCCAAAACCTATGCTCTGAAGAGAGACTCTGAGTGAGAcaggaggagattgtggtgggagcCAGTTCATTTTTGGGGCAGGAGGTTTTCCTATTCCAGAGATGAGCTGTTCCCAGTTGTATAAGCAGATGTTGTTTAGAAAGTTCCACCCTAACTGGCACAGGCCCCTAGGGGCCAGTGGAATCCTAGGTACCCAGCACTAAGAATCCCTGGAGTGGGTTAGTGGAAGGGTAGGCGGTGACCCTCCTCTGGCTCTGGACACAGCACCGAGGTCACAGGATCTCCAGACTCTAGGAGCAGGCAGGTGCCCCCTCCCTTAGGTCCCAGCTCTTATTAGCCTGTGACCTTGGGAAGCTACTCAACTTCCCTGGGCCTGCAtattctcagctgtaaaatgctTGTTGGGGGTGTGTGCTGAGTATCCATCCCACTGGGCTGTGATGATATAGGAAAACAGAGCCCCGTGATGCAgcttcaccttgcttatggtgAATACCCAACAAAAGGAGGTGACtgtatcatcattatcatcagtgACCCCAGGCAGGACCCAGATGTACCCCAGGAgaccccaggcccctccctcccccaccccccccagcaAAAGAAGCCTTAGAATGGGGCCAGGCTGCCCCCGAGGCCTCTGAGCAGAAGCCTGAACACTCCTCGCTGACTTTGGAGGAGGGCTGGTGAGCCCTTGGCTACCTCAAGGGAGATATTTATTGGTGACAGCCCAAAACCATCCATGACTCGCCGTCCAGTGAACTGCAGAAGGAGGCAGCCCTGGCCACCTGTCTGACTGCTCATGCCCCTGCCTCATGCGCCCACCCTGGGGCGGCCAGGACACGTGGCTGCCTGTACTTTGTCTGAGGAACCTCCCCCAATTCTGGCTGTCTCAGTCCACCAAAGGGCAGGAGGACACCATGGTAGCCCTGAGGGGTCAGGACCCTCCAGAGGTCAGTGCTGAGCCCAGGGTCCAAGCTGATCACCCAGTCTGGCCCCAGCTATCAGTTATCACGCAATCACCCCAAGGCAGGACACCATCTCAGGCAAGGGTCTGGTTGGGTGTAGGTAGGTAGAAAGAGACAGGAAGTGGGAGAGGATTATATAAGCCCTGCTGGTCCCACCTGAGGGACCAGCCTGAGCCCATGCCCATccaggaggcagggagaaggaaagagggaagcacTCATGCTACTGGGGATAGGGTTAGGCCTGGAGCAAGCCAGACCTGATCCTTGTAAGCCCCACGGCTTTGAGCTCTGAGGCCTTGAGTTGAATACCTGGCCTCTCTGGCCATGGGGCCCCCATGTGAACAGTGGAAACATGCCCTTCCTTCCAGGGGTCTTTGAGGATCACAGTAGGAGAAGGGTATGTGGTCATGTGATTCAGGAACACTGAGGGTGGGGTCAGGCCCGGGGCTTCAGAGGccactgcccaccccacccccattacTAGGCTTGCTCATGGAGGAGGCCCAATCAGGGTCTGTCAGGGACTCACTGCTGGCTTCTGGGGGTGAGGCTGGGCTCAAGGATACTTGGTACTCCCAGAAGGCCTTGGCATCATCAGACAACCCCCATGAGGCTCCATCACCTCCAAGGCCAACCTGGCCTtcacacctccctcccttccagccCCCAGGTAGTGATGAGGACCTCTGTTCTTCTTTGAGGTCAGAGTAGTGAAGCTCTGCACCCTCCACCTGGTCCCACATCCCCTTTGCTTTTCCACAGGAGGCCCTGAAGCAACCTGTCCCCTCACAGGAGGATGAGGCGGCCAAAGTGGAAGAGCAAGTGGCTGAGGAGGTAGGAGCTGGATCCCTGGGGTAACACAGGGGTCCCTACGCAAGTTGCTTCCTTCTCAGGGTCCCAGAACCCACAGGGGAGCCTCCTGACCTGCAGCCCCCTGAGCCTGAGTGTGAGATCCCCTCATGAATAACCTCCTCAGGGCAGAGAGGCATAGATGACACTCTTCATCCCCACTCCCTAAGCCAGGGTAACCACTGAGGGGTGGGGCCCCAGAGCCATGTGTGAAAGTCACTGTTTCTTCCAGACCAAGAGTGGGGGAGATTAGAAGGCTGCCAGTGATCTGCAGAGGCCCTGAGGAGCATGCCATCGCCTCTTGGCACAAGGGGTGTCTGGTCCTGAAGTAGGACCCACAGAGCTGCCCAGCCCCACACCCTCATCCAGCCCCCCACAGGCCGTCCCCCCGTGCTGTCTCCACCACTGCCGTCAGCTCCCTAGCCTTATCCCTGCCCACCACCCTCTGATCTTTCTGATCCCCACAGATGctactgtgaatttttttttttttatgattgtaATGATTCCAAATAAAACTCAAATCCCCACTGCATACCTGCTCATTCTTCTTTCTATTCTGCCTTATTCACAAAGATGCCCCCTGGGCCCTCCCAGGAACAGGAGCTGGGCCAGGTATGCTTCAGGGATGCACTGGGCATTTCCAGCACCTTCTGAGAGCACGCAGTGCCTTCAGAGACTCCCCGACCCCCACCATTGCCTTTTAACGTGCAGGTGGCGGCCCTGCTTTTTGGCTCCCGCGAACAACCTCGAGAACACGCTGTCTGCTGCAGCATGAGACCAGGATGTCCCAGGTTTTGAGCTTTGACTCACCCTCCAGGGATGGACCCCTCTGATGGCAGGGGTCCTCCTGGGCCCCTGGGGTGTGTCCTTGGAGCCAGTTGTCCTTCTGGGAACAGGGACACCTAGCACCCCTCCCTGAAGCAGATGGTAACTTCCAAAGATGTGAAGTCTAAACTCAGAGCGAGGACTTTTTGCATCCTCCTTGGCAAAGAAGGACATGACCCCAGAGTTCCTCCCTCCTGTCCCCACCCAGCCTTGAGCTCCCTACCAGGTTGGAGCTGGGCTTTCCCTTCCTTCAGCAGAGTCCTGTCAAGGATCATTAGAAAACACAACAGTtgagaggcaggagaggaagcaTCCGCCTAGAGagaaaaagagtcaaaatatTTGTTGGGCTCCTCCCAGGTGAGGGACACTGCACTAAGTGCTTTACctcctttaatcctcaaaacCAATTGTTAGTACGTCCCCAGTTTCACCGAAACTGAACTAAgaaacagagaggttaaacaacttgCCCAAGGGCACAGAGCTAAGAAGCTGGGGCCTGGCAGAAGGCCAGGTGGCCTGACCCCAGAGCCACACAGCTGATTCGCATCATGCTCTGCTACGTCCACCCCGACTGCGTGGGCTGCAGTGGCCTTGCGGCAGATGCCACCATCTCCAAGATTTCAAAACAACCCAGGGACCCGAGTGGTTGTTTTCCTACATGAAAGGCTATGGGCATCATGCCCTGGAGTCTTGTTCAGAGGTGGCTAAGTGGACAGCAGGGTTCCTTTCCCTTTAACACCCAGTCTGGGCTCAAAGCACCTAAGTGGCTTGCCCCAGGTCTCCAGCCCTGGGTGGGGGCGCTGAAGCTTGAGTCCAGGCCACCTGCTGATCCTCCCTCCGTGGTGGAGAGCAGAGGTCAAGGGCAGCCCTGGGGGCTGCAAAGCCAAACAGCTGAGCTTCATTGTAGCCCAGTTTGCAGTCATGGGCATCCAGTGCTGAGGAGGCAGAAAAGAGCAGTTAGCTGCTGGTCTCCCAGCCGTCCAAACCCTACCATGGGAGGAGTGAAGGGTCTTGAAGAGGCACAGGGCAGTCAGGGGTGTTCCTACTCCCAGGTTCAGACTGCTCATCAGCAGGCCTGTGCATGCCCCAGAAAGAAGGCCCGAGGGGCTGGGTGTGCCTGAGAGAAAGCGGAGGAGACAGGTCCTCTCAGGTAACTGCAGGAGGAGGATACTAGACTGGGCTCCTGGGGTTCCAATACCCTCTCCTCTATTGAGGGAACGTGGAAGGGTCCCTGCTGCTTGTCCCAACTCCCACCTCTGCCCCCGGACACATATTTAAGACCTGTTCCTGTGATCCAACAACGAAGttgcctggtccaggaagattcttcCCCATCCCATGAGCACCTGCAGTGTGCTTTacttttaagtcctctattatgtGCTGTGAGCTCTGTGGGGCTGTACCTGGCTTCCCTAGAGGAGTAACTgctctctccccatccctctcTTTCTCCAAGAAGCCCCAGGTGACCtgtccctcttttctttttttggtaggtGGCAATTGTAATAAGAGAACATACATATGAGACTTGTCTTGGCAGCCACAAGATGAATAGATCTATGCTCCAACCCGCCAGAATCTTAAAAGTTAATAGAGGGCTTGACTGGAGTCAGTCATAtattcgggcttccctgatggctaaatcggtaaagaaccttcctgcaatacaagagacacagattcaatccctgggtcaggaagaccccctggagaaggaaatggcaacccactgcagcattcttgcctgggaaatcccatggacagaggagcctggcgggctacggtccatagggtagcaaagagtcagacacgactgaagcgacttagcacacatgaatgCAGTCATATATTCGATTCAAGAGGGTTTCAACAACATCTTACTCTCTCAAGGCTGTGTTCTAAAAGTGGCCACTAATACGGGATTTGTAGTCAGGACATTCATTCCAAGGACAGGAGAGAGGGTGGGGAGCCTCTGATTGCTCAGGTCCAGCTCACGAGGCAACCGGTAGTTACATCCTCTTGATGACCTCCTCTGACATTGCTACAACAGATTTTTCAATCATCTTCTATGTATCAGGTAAGGTGTTTGACTCTAAGGAACCAAACTGAGCAAACTAGATATGGTTTCTTCAATTGCTCAGAATCTTGGAGGTGTTGGGAAGGAATACATTTTCCTTTACCtgtctaggttcttctggctggtcagAGAATTAAACTGATGTGAGacagattgacaggagaaaatcaaagttCAATAGCATGTATACACGAGAGACCCAGGGAAGCTGAGTAACTCATCAAAGTGGCTGAAACAGTCACCTGAAATATCATCtttagctaaagacaaaagagggtgTTGGGGCTAGTGGTTTGGGGAGGAAGGCAGTTGACATGAAGATGGAAAGCAAGTGTTTAGTAAACAAATGTTTGCCGGGTCATGTACAGAAAATGGGACACAGAGAGGAATGTTAACAAATAGACTTTTCTCGGTTTCTGCCTGTCTACATACCTAGTTAATGTCCTAGTTAGCCATGGTGATAGTTCTATTACTGTAATAGACCCTCTAACTTAATTCTCTAGGCAACTAAGGGGGAAGGTCaaagtttcttcctgagtcttttgggcCTTGTTTTCAGCTTGAAATAGCCTGCATTTCAAAGAGACATTTTAGAGTGGCAGATCTTGCTCCCCTGCAGAGGAAAGAGAATTTGAAAAGCAATAACACCGAAGTGTGGTGCGTGTCATGTTAGGGAAATACAGAATGCTGCGAGGCCCAGACTGGGATGCCTCATCTAATCCGTGATAGGGAAGCCTTCCCTGGTTGTGATCTTTTTGATGAAACTGGAAGGATGAGTAAAAATTAGCAAGATTAAGGGGCCCGCCGTTCCCACCATCCCCAACCATGGACCCTCAGCTGTGTCAGGCATCCATCagcccatttaatcctcaccataaCACCCTGGGGGAGATTCTGTTATTGTGCCCCCCACCATCAAGGATTGAggcttgaggctcagagagatgaaggaaATTGTTCTAGCGAGTATTTGAACCCAAGGGGTCTGACTTCAGTGCCTGTTGCTTTAGAACCATTCAGCCGTCTCTTATCACCTGCTTGGGCCTGGTAGTCCCTCCCATAGAGGCTGTTGCCTATCTCATTCTTTGCCCACAGGGCCTGGTGCCAAACAGCATCAGCAGTTCAGCAATGAGCTAACTTGGAGCAGTGTAAAAGGTCTTCCTGGCTAAAGGGATTAGTGGTAGCAGCGGTTTTTCAGGAGGGCTGgcaggcctggggcaggggctggatGGGCCTCTCTGGAATACTGAAGGAAGAGTCAGGTGGACTCGCCTTAGCCCTTAGAGCTCAGGGTTGGACCAGGCTCCCGGCAGGGAGGGATGCTCACAGGGCGGGGTAGTTGCTTTGTTAGTCTGTGCTTGGTTTCCCTTCCCCCCACCAGATCTCCTTCCCCCTAAGCAGATCTCAGGGCCTGTCCCTTCCTCTGGCCCAGAAACCCTCCGTTAATcaatttttcatgtgtgtgtgtgtgttctccagATACCCCACACCAGAGGCGAACCCTTCATGACTTAGTCACTCCTCCCTATCTATTAGGCAGGGTGTGGCCCAGTTGAGCGGCCCTGAGTAAGCGGAGACTTCCCAGAGCTCCCAAATAGGGGGGACTCCTACAGACATGCAGAGACAGGCCCAGAAAGGGTTAATCAGAGAGTGGCCTTAAAAAGGGTCCAGTCACAGGCTGAGGGGGTGGCCTCCAGGCTCCAATGGCCAACTCGGCCAACTCGAGTGGAAGAGCGCTGGGCTGGCCTGACCTGCGGCCTTGAGCATCAGGAGGTTGTGCCTCAAGAGTTGTTTTGTTGTCCCTGGGATCCCTGGCTGCCCTACTGACACGCAAGTCACTAAATGACCCTCCCTCCTCCGAGGCCCTCTGGCCATCCCTGAGCCCCTCAGGCTCAGTCCCGGGAAAACTGACTTGAGCAACCTGTAGCTGGGCTGCTCCCTTACTTGCAGTGTGGTCTGGGGTACTTTCCACCCAAGTCCTTGGGCTTTGGCGACCGACAACGATTTCCTTGCCTCGGCTGGACACAGGTGGACGGCCCTTTCTGTTATTCCCCTTCCACTTGGAGCTGTGTGGTCCCCAGTCAGGGCCACACGAGGAGTTACTTGAGGGTCACTCAGGGTCACTTGAGCCGCCAGTGACTGGCCTCTATGGAAGGAGGGTGGGACTTACTCCACAGTCTCTCCACTGCACCCCCCCATCCTACCCCTGTCCCAGCAGCAGTTGGGCAGATGGCATCTGCCAGTCTGCAGTGTCCAGGCTGAGTGCGTGGGACCTGCTGGTTTGGCGTTGGTCAGGGCCCTAGGGTTTACAGCCCACCGACTCAGACTTGAGTCCCTGCCATGTGAATTTTGGTGAGACCTAAATCACCCTCTGTGCCTCATCTTCTTCCTAAAAACTACTAACTCCCATTCAAAGAGCTTGTTGTAAAGGTTACACAAGAGGCTGGAAGCGTTTGCACAGCGCCAGGCACAAagtaaatacttaataaaaaGCAGCTGCTATTAATTACAACTCCACCTGGTGATGAtccccacctccctcacccctcCCAGGCTGGGGAATCCTCCCGCCCACCCGGTGGAGGAAGATTGGTGCGCCCCCTTGTGCCCCCAGCCACTGTCACGATCCCCGATCCAGCCCCTCTGCAGCCCTGAGCCCCTCTTCAGACACTAGTTGGCACCCCTCCCCGCTTTCCCATCACGGCCCGCCTGAGGCCAGGATGTGCTTTCGGGCCGGCGGGTACTGGAGCAGGGCCCAGTCACTCCCCTGAGTGCTGGGAACCGCCCCGCGCCCCCTCCAACCCCCCTTCgtgtggggaggggctggccctGGGGCGCCTTAAAAACCAGAGCTGGCGCTCGGGTCGCAGCCGCTTTGAGCAGGATCCAACGTCGCTGCGGCTACCCTTAACCACTCGCAGACCCCCCGCAGCCATGGCCAGCAAGGGCTTGCAGGACCTGAAGAAGCAAGTGGAGGGGGCGGCCCAGGAAGCGGGTGAGAACAGAGCGCGACGCGGGCACACCCGATGGACGCGGGGGTTGGGGGGCGCAAGCCAGGGGACTGTGCAGCCGGAAAgtccagggggtgggggtggctccgGCTGGGAAGGGCTCTCTCCGGAGTTGCAGGGACCTGGCAGGACGCCCACCCCGACCAGCCCAGGAATGATGCCTTGAGGCAAGCAGGAGAACAGCGGTGCCTGGGCAGGGTGAGGCACTGGGCATTGCCAGAGCCAATCCGAGGAGGCTGCGAAGGCGGGGAGTGGCCCCACCCGGGCCCTTGGGAGAGTGAAGAAGGTCCGCGGGGGACGCGGACTCTGCCACCAGGCGATCTCTGCCCGCCAGGGTCCCAGAGGCCCATAGAACCAGGATGGGCTGAGGGAAGCAGCTCCAGACTCCCACTGGGCTTTGTTTTGAGcactcctcccttccccccaatACTAATTTCCTCTTAAGTCCTCACCCAGAGGACCTTCCCACCCTCACGAGGCCAAGGCAGGTCACTAGTCTTAGTCTCCAGCTCCAGCTCTTTCCTCCTCAGACCTGAGGTTACACACCTTGGGCTGAAGATGGACGGGGGGCAGGGGATGCCAGGAGACTCTGGGTGCACCAGCAGCACCTGTTCCAGTTCCGGCTCAGCCTCCCCTGGGACTCCAGCTCCCAATCAGTCCTATGCATATCCCAGTCAGCTGACAACACCTAAACCCACCCCATCCTTCCTCAGTGCCCTAGGAAAGCGAGCAGTTGCTCCGCTAGGCTAAAAGGGTAGCATGAAGCCTCTGCTTACAGCACCCTTCCTTCTGGCCCTCACTTTTCCCATCTGTAGGCTGAGTGCAAAGGCTCCGTCCCTGTGGTCCTGACTGTGCTATGTCAGACAAGGAACCCAGGGATGTCTGTGAGCAGCAGATCCAGGGCCTGCCTGACCCCTGTGCACCTGGCCCCTAGGGTCTGGGTAAGGTAGGCCTTTTACTGTTTAGCAGTAGATGAGCAGATAGCTGAAGGCCAGAGCACCTGTCTGCCTACCCAGCAGGGAGGGCACATCTGAGCTCCTGGAAACCCTGTTCTCCACAGGTATAAACTCTGGTATAGAGGAGATGGCCTGACCTTGGAAGTTTCACCTGTTTCCTGCACTTCATTTCCTAATGCCTTAAGCTGCCTGTGCACAGAGGCAACTGGCAGTCATTGCTTGTGTGCCCTCTGGGGAAGGGTACAGAGAGAGGAGGTAGTGAGAATGCCTTGCAAAGCAGAAGTCCCAGTGGTGGGAATTCAGGCATTTGGGCCAAGCTTCTAGGGGAGAAGTTGTTAAAGGGGGCAGGGCTCTTCCTGGGCCATgcccagcagcagccacagcccaGATGCCAGttccagccctgccctgccttccttcctctgtTGGATATTTTCTCAGCAGTCCTGAAGATTGCAAGGGAAGCAAGCCAGAGGAGAGGAGCCCAGAGTTATAAATAAACAAGAATAATACCCTGGAGTCCTGGAAAGGGCCCATGCCCCTCACTGACTGAGTAGCCTTGGTCAAAGGACTTTACCTTAATGGCATCCATCCTTGGGCATGTAGGACAGTCTACTCTAGAGAACAGATGGGGTTGGCAGGTGGAGCCCCTGTGGTTAGTGGTATCTAAAGAGCTAAAGCCCACATCTCTCTGTTCCAGTGACATCGGCCGGAACAGCGGTTCAGCAAGTGGTGGATCAGGCCACAGAAGCAGGGCAGAAAGGTCTGGTGGGGCTGGTGGGCAAGAGGGTGGATAGCCCAGCACACCTCCATATTCCACCCAGCACTGTCTCCTCTGCAGACCCTCTGTTCTCATTGCTTCCTGGGGAGGGAGCCCCAGGGGAGCCTAACCTTGCATGGCTGTGGTTCCCCAGGGTCCCGCCCTCAActgatctttccttccttccccagccaTGGACCAGGTTGCCAAGACTACCCAGGAAACCATCGACAAGACTGCTAACCAGGCCTCTGAGACTTTCTCGGGTTTGGGGAAAAAATTTGGCCTCCTGAAATGACAGAAGGGAGACATGCGTGACTCCCTTCGAGGCCCGGAGCTCTGGCAGGCTCTTGGTGGGCCACCTCATTAAAACATATATTCCTACCCTGTGCCCACTTCATGACTCCTACACGGGCCCAGCTCTCCCTCGCTTAGAGCAGAGCCTCAGCCCAGAAACTCAGCCCCTAGTCCAGAGACAGTCCTGGCATTCCAAATTCGGAGGAAACAGACTGGTTGTCCAAgaactcattttccttttctcaaccGCATATCCCCACTCTCCCTTATTTTAAGTTCAAACCCCATTTAGGTACGTGCCTCTCCCCGCCCCCGATTCCAAAACCGCTTTCCCAGCTCCAGGAACCCGACTCTTCCTAGAAAGGGCATACACGATCTCCAGATCCTCGAGGAGCTCAGCTCTGGGCGGGGGACTACAGGTTCCAACGGCCACGGCCTCGGGAACTTCTCCCAGTGAGCTGAGCCAGGAGGCTGGGAGCATCGAGGCAATCCAGAGCTGGGCGCCGGCGAGGACTTCAGGCGGCAGGAACTCTCGGGGAAGACCGGGGACGCAGGGGAGTGGTTCTGGCCCTAGCCACTCTAACCAGCCCGTCCGGTGTTTGTGCGACTGCCGCACCCAGCGGTGAGTCACAGGGCGGCAGCAGAAGGGCGAGGACACGCCCCGAAGACCTAGGCCCCGCCCGATTGAGTTGGTTGGCGCGGCCGCCAGGAGCTCCGCCCACGACACGCCCCCTGGGAGGGCCCTGCGGCGCACAGGGCGGTGCACGTGAGCGCGTTGCACGTGAGCCTGAAGCGCAGGCACCCGGCAGAGTGCGTGCGCGCGCTAGACCACTCCCGTCGGCACCCCTTCCGTTCCGGATGCAGCGGTATCTTCTGGCCTAGGGTGGAGACCGGCGTTTTTGTCGGGCAGGTCCCCAAGACGGTCTAGAGTTCGCGCAAACTTTATTCCCTCCAACCTCCCCTGCACGTGTCCACGTGTTCATGCACGCGATACCAGCTTTGGGTAAATCCTGCTGGTGGGTGACTCGTTGCCGCAGGATAAGCCCAGCCCTGGCGCCGGGCGCTGGCGGCCCTCTTCATCCGAACCCTTGCCACACCTTGGCTGGTAACGCCCCATTCCCTTTCCCCATCTCCCCGCCTTTGTACACACTGTTCCCCCCGTCCGTATGATCTTGTTCTCTTCTGGACGAGTACATACATAGCCACGCCGTTTCAACTCTGGCTACAAGATGTTGGCTACAAGGCACTTCCAGTTCAGGGGAGACTGATAGAAAAAAAGCGTCGTCTTTGCGTCATACTTTCCTAGAGGCTTTCCGCGACCTGCCAGCAGGGGGCAGTGTCGTGTCCACCCCCGCAGCCCTCCCCTTCACACCTCGCAGCCCAGGTCTTTATGTGTGTAGCCATCTGCCCAGACCTTTCCTTTCTGCAATCCGAGGTCCCTCCCAAGGAAGCA is from Bubalus bubalis isolate 160015118507 breed Murrah chromosome 4, NDDB_SH_1, whole genome shotgun sequence and encodes:
- the ADIRF gene encoding adipogenesis regulatory factor, translating into MASKGLQDLKKQVEGAAQEAVTSAGTAVQQVVDQATEAGQKAMDQVAKTTQETIDKTANQASETFSGLGKKFGLLK
- the SNCG gene encoding gamma-synuclein; protein product: MDVFKKGFSIAKEGVVGAVEKTKQGVTEAAEKTKEGVMYVGAKTKEGVVQSVTSVAEKTKEQANAVSEAVVSSVNTVATKTVEEVENIAVTSGVVHKEALKQPVPSQEDEAAKVEEQVAEETKSGGD